A stretch of Desulfotalea psychrophila LSv54 DNA encodes these proteins:
- a CDS encoding methyl-accepting chemotaxis protein — MKLHTKLILALLSCLTLVVVVAQLIQYSQLEKQINNLAQANIELLSNREQAFAANLYHSVAKSVEGSLNRGEMEKFSALLKQTRKIDGLLEFSLFDTNNRVNYSSKSEFLGQKLPREIQKQISGGEISISTDEKSINIYQPQKITGDCLRCHTGWNKQMDHGGVMFFRFSTKALQQAKRETDEGIATIADNYLIAAAISVLTMLTVIGIAIFFLLRHMVKIPLEQIGSNFNQAADGNLTVQANIASKDEIGILGHNFNHFLSQLHDIMQNIARQIETLKGASGSLENVAAEMSKGAEEMTHRSHSVASASVEMSSNMTLVSEAMTEANSNINIMAASTEEMTATINEIAKNAANAKSISETAVTEASHATQKMKHLGNSAQNIGKITGTITEISAQTNLLALNATIEAARAGEAGKGFAVVAAEIKQLANQTSAATIEITSSISEIQTDTAGAIEETEHIGQVISRIDDIISTIASAVEQQSASTREIATSINQASSGLKEISCNIQSSSAVAEEISKDINSVDSTASHIASNSSSVEKNAKDLAGLAEQLKDHVERFQI; from the coding sequence ATGAAACTACATACTAAGTTAATTCTAGCCCTTCTCAGCTGTCTTACTCTAGTTGTTGTAGTAGCACAGCTCATCCAGTATTCACAACTGGAAAAACAAATTAACAACCTTGCTCAAGCAAACATAGAACTCCTGAGCAACCGAGAACAGGCCTTTGCCGCTAACCTCTATCACTCGGTGGCTAAATCCGTAGAGGGTTCACTTAATCGAGGTGAGATGGAAAAATTTTCTGCCCTGTTAAAGCAGACCAGAAAAATCGACGGTCTCCTGGAATTCTCTCTCTTTGACACCAATAACAGGGTCAACTACTCCTCAAAAAGCGAATTTCTGGGCCAGAAGCTGCCCAGAGAGATCCAGAAGCAGATAAGCGGAGGAGAAATATCCATCTCCACCGACGAGAAGAGCATAAACATCTATCAGCCACAGAAGATCACAGGAGACTGCCTACGCTGCCACACAGGCTGGAACAAACAAATGGACCACGGCGGCGTCATGTTTTTTCGTTTTTCCACCAAGGCCCTGCAACAGGCAAAAAGAGAGACCGATGAGGGCATAGCAACCATAGCAGATAACTACCTGATTGCCGCAGCCATTTCTGTCCTTACCATGCTAACCGTGATAGGCATTGCCATATTTTTTCTCCTCCGCCATATGGTAAAAATACCTCTTGAGCAGATCGGCTCAAACTTTAATCAGGCGGCAGATGGTAATCTCACCGTACAGGCAAATATTGCGTCAAAGGATGAGATAGGCATCCTTGGACATAATTTCAACCACTTTCTCAGCCAACTCCACGACATAATGCAAAACATTGCCCGACAGATAGAAACCCTCAAAGGTGCATCGGGTTCACTGGAAAATGTCGCGGCAGAGATGTCGAAAGGGGCCGAAGAGATGACCCATAGATCTCATAGTGTGGCCTCGGCAAGCGTGGAGATGAGTTCAAACATGACCCTTGTCTCGGAGGCTATGACAGAGGCTAACAGCAATATCAATATAATGGCGGCATCCACTGAAGAGATGACTGCAACCATCAATGAAATTGCCAAAAATGCGGCGAATGCAAAAAGCATATCCGAAACAGCGGTGACAGAGGCAAGCCATGCCACCCAAAAAATGAAACATCTAGGGAACTCTGCTCAGAATATTGGCAAGATCACAGGGACAATCACAGAAATATCGGCACAGACAAATCTCCTTGCCCTCAACGCTACCATTGAAGCGGCCAGAGCAGGTGAGGCTGGCAAGGGTTTTGCCGTTGTTGCAGCTGAGATCAAACAGCTTGCCAATCAGACCTCTGCTGCAACCATAGAGATTACCAGCAGCATCTCTGAAATACAAACTGATACAGCTGGGGCCATTGAGGAAACCGAGCATATCGGTCAGGTAATCAGTCGTATCGATGATATTATCTCGACAATAGCCTCGGCGGTAGAGCAACAATCTGCAAGCACACGAGAGATTGCCACCAGCATAAATCAGGCATCCAGCGGTCTTAAGGAAATTAGCTGCAATATCCAATCCAGCTCTGCGGTAGCGGAAGAGATCAGCAAAGACATCAACAGCGTTGACAGCACTGCCAGCCATATTGCCAGCAACAGTAGCAGTGTTGAAAAAAATGCCAAGGATCTGGCCGGACTTGCAGAACAACTCAAGGATCATGTTGAGAGGTTCCAAATATAG
- a CDS encoding SulP family inorganic anion transporter, which produces MKNNFSPKLFSILKLGYSKEQFINDLFSGLVVAVVALPLAIAFAVASGVSPEKGLVTAVVAGLIIAILGGSRVQIGGPTGAFIVIVFGILQQYGMDGLIISTIMAGCFLVLFGVFGLGSLLSYFPYPLIVGFTSGIAIVIFTTQVKDALGLTIFAMPGDMVGKWHTYFANISSTNISAVSICIITILIATCSGRFIKKIPGSFLAIIFITVAVQVFKLPVTTIETFYGEIPSSISFCLPHVNLADLPHYLRPAITIALLGAIESLLSAVVADGMISGNHRSNTELIAQGIANIVTPFFGGIPATGAIARTATNVKNGGRTPVAGVIHAIGLFLIMIFFGQYAKLIPMSCLAGILIVVSYNMSEWRTFLSILKMGTFDRFILLTTFLLTVFVDLTVAIEVGIVLAALIFMKRMADAGNSSLETFDKDIIDDYSSLPQGVSIYEISGPFFFASAKKYASLITTTGMDSDVLIIRMRHVPFIDSTGLKNLRAALQTLNRLEIKVIISGPRDALVKVIKSNIPATPQLQYSLATNFNEAMKKATLLLNVNS; this is translated from the coding sequence ATGAAAAACAACTTCTCTCCAAAGCTCTTTTCCATATTAAAATTAGGCTACTCAAAAGAGCAATTTATAAACGATCTATTCTCAGGTTTAGTCGTGGCTGTTGTTGCCCTGCCGCTGGCAATCGCCTTTGCCGTTGCCTCGGGAGTCTCTCCAGAAAAGGGCTTGGTTACTGCCGTTGTCGCAGGATTAATTATTGCTATCCTGGGTGGTAGTCGCGTCCAGATAGGCGGCCCGACCGGGGCCTTTATTGTCATTGTCTTTGGCATACTGCAACAGTATGGAATGGACGGACTGATAATTTCAACAATAATGGCAGGATGTTTTCTGGTCCTCTTTGGAGTATTTGGTCTTGGTTCTCTCCTCAGCTATTTCCCCTATCCACTGATCGTCGGCTTTACCAGCGGCATTGCCATTGTTATATTTACCACTCAAGTAAAAGATGCTCTGGGGCTCACCATCTTCGCCATGCCCGGTGATATGGTTGGCAAGTGGCATACCTATTTTGCCAACATCTCCTCGACAAATATCTCTGCTGTAAGTATCTGCATAATCACCATACTCATTGCCACCTGTTCTGGCCGATTTATAAAAAAAATACCGGGATCATTTCTGGCAATCATTTTCATAACCGTAGCAGTTCAGGTATTTAAGCTACCGGTAACAACCATTGAAACCTTTTACGGTGAAATCCCCTCTTCAATTAGTTTTTGCCTGCCGCATGTCAATCTGGCCGACCTGCCCCACTACCTGCGACCGGCCATCACCATTGCCCTCTTGGGAGCCATAGAATCCCTACTCTCAGCAGTTGTGGCAGACGGCATGATCAGCGGCAACCACAGATCAAATACAGAGCTGATCGCCCAGGGTATCGCTAATATTGTCACCCCGTTTTTTGGTGGTATTCCTGCAACAGGCGCCATTGCCCGAACAGCAACCAATGTGAAGAATGGTGGCCGCACCCCCGTAGCCGGCGTTATCCACGCAATAGGCCTCTTCCTTATTATGATCTTCTTCGGCCAATATGCAAAACTCATCCCCATGAGTTGCCTGGCCGGTATTCTTATCGTTGTCTCCTACAATATGAGTGAATGGCGTACATTTCTTTCCATACTAAAGATGGGTACATTTGACCGTTTCATCCTCCTCACCACCTTCCTCCTCACCGTTTTTGTCGATCTAACCGTAGCAATCGAGGTCGGTATTGTTCTGGCAGCCCTGATATTTATGAAGCGAATGGCCGATGCCGGCAATAGCTCCCTTGAAACATTTGACAAAGATATCATTGACGATTACTCAAGCCTTCCTCAAGGAGTCTCTATCTATGAGATATCGGGACCGTTCTTTTTTGCCTCAGCAAAAAAATATGCCAGCCTTATCACAACAACGGGCATGGATTCAGATGTGCTTATCATTAGAATGCGTCATGTACCGTTCATTGACTCCACCGGGCTGAAAAACCTACGCGCTGCTCTGCAAACATTAAATCGTCTGGAGATTAAGGTCATTATCAGCGGCCCCAGAGATGCACTGGTCAAAGTGATCAAAAGCAATATCCCAGCCACCCCCCAACTGCAGTATAGCCTGGCCACAAACTTTAATGAGGCCATGAAAAAAGCAACCCTCCTCCTCAATGTAAATAGCTAA
- a CDS encoding DNA-3-methyladenine glycosylase I codes for MKQPNNKEISRCAWCQGNELYQEYHDREWGVPCTDDKKLFEFIILESAQAGLNWLTILKRREAYRQAFADFKPEMVARFTEERVDEIILAGKVVRHRGKINSAINNAQVFLKIQEREGSFANYLWRLVDYQPSPNSYRDPGKIPTTTETSIKLSRSLKAEGMTFFGPTIAYAYMQAMGLVNDHLISCFRHQQCAEYGHKSLRRQ; via the coding sequence ATGAAGCAACCGAACAACAAAGAGATAAGCAGATGCGCCTGGTGCCAGGGCAATGAGCTTTACCAAGAGTACCATGACAGAGAGTGGGGAGTACCCTGCACAGATGATAAAAAACTTTTTGAATTTATTATTCTGGAATCAGCTCAAGCGGGACTCAACTGGCTCACCATCCTCAAACGCAGAGAGGCCTACAGACAGGCCTTCGCCGATTTTAAGCCAGAGATGGTCGCCAGATTTACTGAAGAAAGAGTGGATGAAATCATCCTGGCAGGCAAGGTTGTTCGGCACCGAGGCAAGATCAACAGTGCCATAAATAACGCTCAGGTATTTCTTAAAATTCAGGAGCGGGAAGGTTCCTTTGCCAACTACCTGTGGCGCTTGGTAGATTACCAACCCAGCCCCAACTCGTACCGGGACCCCGGTAAAATACCCACCACCACAGAAACATCAATAAAGCTGAGTCGTAGCCTCAAGGCAGAGGGAATGACATTTTTCGGTCCGACCATAGCCTACGCTTACATGCAAGCCATGGGGTTGGTAAATGACCATCTTATCTCTTGCTTTCGTCACCAACAGTGCGCAGAATATGGTCACAAAAGCTTACGCAGACAATAA
- a CDS encoding 6-pyruvoyl trahydropterin synthase family protein: protein MLTITKEFRFDAAHKLFLKDLTDQENREAFGKCSQLHGHTYCLRITITGKVQPNGMVLNFTDLKQIVEEKIIARYDHSHLNELEEYRDLPTTAENMSLYIFKVLAACLKKQKVTLTEVQLYETPTSWATVSHDA, encoded by the coding sequence ATGCTTACTATAACCAAAGAGTTCAGATTTGATGCAGCCCACAAGCTGTTTCTAAAAGACCTGACAGATCAAGAAAACCGTGAAGCCTTCGGTAAATGCAGCCAACTTCACGGCCACACCTACTGTCTCAGAATCACCATCACCGGCAAGGTGCAACCAAACGGAATGGTTCTTAACTTCACCGATCTTAAGCAGATTGTTGAAGAGAAAATCATTGCAAGATATGACCACTCCCATCTCAACGAGCTTGAGGAATACCGGGACCTGCCCACCACCGCAGAAAATATGTCCCTCTATATTTTTAAGGTTCTTGCCGCCTGCCTGAAAAAGCAGAAGGTGACGCTCACCGAGGTTCAGCTCTACGAGACCCCAACCTCCTGGGCAACGGTGAGCCACGATGCCTGA